One Ricinus communis isolate WT05 ecotype wild-type chromosome 2, ASM1957865v1, whole genome shotgun sequence DNA segment encodes these proteins:
- the LOC8260903 gene encoding uncharacterized protein LOC8260903 isoform X3: MVELSTTSRGYTYIHDCKLPCKAIDTHHIIVRKSNRKRLMDISITILLWSFLLVAILVKFLFLMPVAKESVIVMPAFGVQLETHYMSGRIDRRFIPIGKILKPVLLECVTPVTCYWSLSLILHGETELTLVFKSRNYDLLSRCWYLSGRHCVVPLAAKKTWAHLQKMANAYK, translated from the exons ATGGTTGAGTTATCCACGACTAGTCGGGGATATACTTACATACATGATTGTAAATTGCCTTGTAAAGCCATTGACACGCACCACATTATAGTCCGAAAGAGCAATAGAAAGAGACTGATG GATATATCAATCACCATTCTTTTGTGGAGTTTTTTATTAGTCGCAATCCTTGTCAAATTTTTGTTTCTGATGCCTGTTGCTAAAG AGTCTGTCATCGTAATGCCAGCTTTTGGAGTCCAACTTGAAACACACTATATGAG TGGAAGAATTGATCGCCGCTTTATTCCAATTGGCAAGATTCTGAAACCTGTGCTGCTAGAATGCGTTACTCCAGTTACTTGTTACTGGAGCCTGTCTTTGATATTGCATGGGGAAACAGAACTAACGTTGGTTTTCAAG TCCAGGAATTACGATCTCCTGTCAAGATGCTGGTACCTATCTGGAAGGCATTGTGTAGTGCCTCTGGCAGCAAAGAAAACTTGGGCACATCTGCAGAAGATGGCTAATGCCTACAAATAA
- the LOC8260903 gene encoding uncharacterized protein LOC8260903 isoform X4 — protein sequence MVELSTTSRGYTYIHDCKLPCKAIDTHHIIVRKSNRKRLMVCLLGFVLLAYASFLFLLKDISITILLWSFLLVAILVKFLFLMPVAKESVIVMPAFGVQLETHYMSGRIDRRFIPIGKILKPVLLECVTPVTCYWSLSLILHGETELTLVFKVLPILQVSWLQSLTVC from the exons ATGGTTGAGTTATCCACGACTAGTCGGGGATATACTTACATACATGATTGTAAATTGCCTTGTAAAGCCATTGACACGCACCACATTATAGTCCGAAAGAGCAATAGAAAGAGACTGATGGTATGTCTCTTGGGTTTTGTTCTTTTAGCATACGCTTCATTTCTCTTTCTACTCAAG GATATATCAATCACCATTCTTTTGTGGAGTTTTTTATTAGTCGCAATCCTTGTCAAATTTTTGTTTCTGATGCCTGTTGCTAAAG AGTCTGTCATCGTAATGCCAGCTTTTGGAGTCCAACTTGAAACACACTATATGAG TGGAAGAATTGATCGCCGCTTTATTCCAATTGGCAAGATTCTGAAACCTGTGCTGCTAGAATGCGTTACTCCAGTTACTTGTTACTGGAGCCTGTCTTTGATATTGCATGGGGAAACAGAACTAACGTTGGTTTTCAAG gtTCTGCCAATTCTTCAGGTTTCTTGGTTACAGTCTCTTACTGTTTGTTAA
- the LOC8260903 gene encoding uncharacterized protein LOC8260903 isoform X2 — protein sequence MVELSTTSRGYTYIHDCKLPCKAIDTHHIIVRKSNRKRLMVCLLGFVLLAYASFLFLLKDISITILLWSFLLVAILVKFLFLMPVAKESVIVMPAFGVQLETHYMSGRIDRRFIPIGKILKPVLLECVTPVTCYWSLSLILHGETELTLVFKELRSPVKMLVPIWKALCSASGSKENLGTSAEDG from the exons ATGGTTGAGTTATCCACGACTAGTCGGGGATATACTTACATACATGATTGTAAATTGCCTTGTAAAGCCATTGACACGCACCACATTATAGTCCGAAAGAGCAATAGAAAGAGACTGATGGTATGTCTCTTGGGTTTTGTTCTTTTAGCATACGCTTCATTTCTCTTTCTACTCAAG GATATATCAATCACCATTCTTTTGTGGAGTTTTTTATTAGTCGCAATCCTTGTCAAATTTTTGTTTCTGATGCCTGTTGCTAAAG AGTCTGTCATCGTAATGCCAGCTTTTGGAGTCCAACTTGAAACACACTATATGAG TGGAAGAATTGATCGCCGCTTTATTCCAATTGGCAAGATTCTGAAACCTGTGCTGCTAGAATGCGTTACTCCAGTTACTTGTTACTGGAGCCTGTCTTTGATATTGCATGGGGAAACAGAACTAACGTTGGTTTTCAAG GAATTACGATCTCCTGTCAAGATGCTGGTACCTATCTGGAAGGCATTGTGTAGTGCCTCTGGCAGCAAAGAAAACTTGGGCACATCTGCAGAAGATGGCTAA
- the LOC8260903 gene encoding uncharacterized protein LOC8260903 isoform X1, which translates to MVELSTTSRGYTYIHDCKLPCKAIDTHHIIVRKSNRKRLMVCLLGFVLLAYASFLFLLKDISITILLWSFLLVAILVKFLFLMPVAKESVIVMPAFGVQLETHYMSGRIDRRFIPIGKILKPVLLECVTPVTCYWSLSLILHGETELTLVFKSRNYDLLSRCWYLSGRHCVVPLAAKKTWAHLQKMANAYK; encoded by the exons ATGGTTGAGTTATCCACGACTAGTCGGGGATATACTTACATACATGATTGTAAATTGCCTTGTAAAGCCATTGACACGCACCACATTATAGTCCGAAAGAGCAATAGAAAGAGACTGATGGTATGTCTCTTGGGTTTTGTTCTTTTAGCATACGCTTCATTTCTCTTTCTACTCAAG GATATATCAATCACCATTCTTTTGTGGAGTTTTTTATTAGTCGCAATCCTTGTCAAATTTTTGTTTCTGATGCCTGTTGCTAAAG AGTCTGTCATCGTAATGCCAGCTTTTGGAGTCCAACTTGAAACACACTATATGAG TGGAAGAATTGATCGCCGCTTTATTCCAATTGGCAAGATTCTGAAACCTGTGCTGCTAGAATGCGTTACTCCAGTTACTTGTTACTGGAGCCTGTCTTTGATATTGCATGGGGAAACAGAACTAACGTTGGTTTTCAAG TCCAGGAATTACGATCTCCTGTCAAGATGCTGGTACCTATCTGGAAGGCATTGTGTAGTGCCTCTGGCAGCAAAGAAAACTTGGGCACATCTGCAGAAGATGGCTAATGCCTACAAATAA
- the LOC8260900 gene encoding xanthotoxin 5-hydroxylase CYP82C4-like, with the protein MALTYSLHKSSCRSIFISLTNDMDVNLQEFAIIGLFSLILFYFLLLRTTKIARASNAREAPEPTGAWPIIGHLHQLAAANQLLHETLGMMADKYGPALCIQQGSRRAFVVSSWKVAKECFTTNDKAFASRPITAATKHMCYNNAVFGFAPYSHHWRDMRKIVVLELLSNRRLEVIKNIQESEIDAGIKKIFYLWAENKKISLPVLVELKQWSEDITSSVIVRAVAGKCYTDASNDVEARQFQKAIAEFFRLISIFVVSDAFPFLWWLDLQGYQRAMKKAAKELDTILGGWLNEHRQRKRSGLVRPEDEQDFIDRMLLAEEAGHLSGFPYDADTSIKSTCLAVVTGASDATATTLTWAISLLLNNRIALEKAQKELDLHVGRKRPVKESDIKNLIYLQAIIKETLRLSPVAPLSGPREAMEDCEVAGYHIRAGTRLIVNVWKIQRDPKVWANPLDFEPERFLTTHVDIDVRGQDFKLIPFGCGRRVCPGSSFALQALHLTLARLLHAFDLATFKDQGVDMTGMSGMNTARATPLEVVLSPRLPENLYC; encoded by the exons ATGGCATTGACTTATAGTCTCCATAAATCCTCATGTCGATCAATTTTCATCTCCCTAACAAATGATATGGATGTGAATCTACAAGAGTTCGCAATTATTGGGCTCTTTTCCTTAATCCTTTTCTACTTTCTATTACTTAGAACGACAAAGATTGCTCGAGCTAGCAATGCTAGGGAAGCTCCTGAACCAACTGGTGCTTGGCCAATAATCGGCCACCTCCACCAACTTGCTGCTGCTAATCAGCTCCTTCACGAGACGCTTGGAATGATGGCTGATAAGTATGGGCCTGCCTTATGTATCCAACAAGGAAGTCGCCGCGCTTTTGTGGTGTCTAGTTGGAAAGTGGCAAAGGAATGCTTCACCACTAATGACAAAGCCTTTGCTTCCCGTCCCATCACAGCAGCAACAAAGCACATGTGCTATAACAATGCAGTGTTTGGGTTCGCACCCTACAGTCACCACTGGCGTGATATGCGAAAGATAGTCGTGCTTGAACTTCTCTCAAATCGTAGACTTGAGGTGATCAAGAACATCCAGGAATCCGAAATTGATGCAggaataaaaaagattttctaTCTTTGGgctgaaaacaagaaaataagccTTCCTGTGCTTGTTGAACTTAAACAATGGTCAGAGGATATTACATCCAGTGTAATTGTTAGAGCAGTAGCCGGAAAATGTTATACTGATGCATCTAATGATGTCGAGGCAAGACAGTTCCAGAAGGCAATTGCTGAATTCTTTCGCTTGATTAGCATTTTTGTTGTATCAGATGCATTTCCATTTCTATGGTGGTTGGATTTGCAGGGATATCAGAGGGCAATGAAGAAGGCAGCAAAGGAATTGGATACTATACTTGGAGGATGGCTTAATGAACATCGCCAAAGAAAACGTTCAGGACTCGTCAGGCCTGAAGATGAGCAAGACTTCATTGATAGAATGTTGTTAGCCGAGGAGGCAGGGCATTTATCAGGTTTTCCATATGACGCAGATACTAGCATAAAGTCTACCTGTTTG GCTGTTGTAACAGGTGCAAGTGATGCCACAGCAACAACGTTGACATGGGCAATATCATTACTCCTGAACAATCGCATTGCATTAGAGAAGGCGCAAAAAGAGCTAGACCTTCATGTGGGAAGAAAACGTCCAGTAAAAGAATCCgatattaaaaatcttatctATCTTCAAGCTATAATCAAAGAAACCCTCCGGCTATCTCCCGTAGCTCCACTCTCAGGACCAAGGGAGGCCATGGAAGATTGTGAAGTAGCAGGTTATCATATCAGAGCAGGAACTCGTCTGATAGTAAATGTATGGAAGATTCAAAGGGATCCAAAGGTTTGGGCAAACCCATTAGATTTTGAACCAGAGAGATTTCTCACGACCCATGTGGATATTGATGTCAGGGGCCAAGATTTTAAGCTGATTCCATTTGGTTGTGGTAGAAGAGTATGCCCAGGTTCATCATTTGCACTTCAAGCTCTTCACTTAACACTTGCGAGACTTCTTCATGCGTTTGATTTGGCAACTTTTAAGGATCAGGGCGTTGACATGACTGGCATGTCAGGAATGAATACGGCAAGAGCAACTCCCTTAGAGGTTGTGCTTTCCCCTCGTCTCCCCGAAAACCTCTATTGTTAA
- the LOC8260897 gene encoding xanthotoxin 5-hydroxylase CYP82C4, giving the protein MDSSLQLTAIAVIISFIFVCSTWLRGKKKSVGSKSREAPEPAGAWPIIGHLHLLGGADKLLHRTLGSLADKYGPAFNIRIGSHRALVVASKELAKECFTINDKTLASRSTTAATKHMCYDHAVFGFAPYSSHWREMRKIVMLELLSNRRLEMVKHVQASEVDLGIRKLYNLWAQNRCLPVIVELKQFFEDLTLDVIVRVVAGKRYTGSSDDDEARQYQKAISQFFHLMGIFVVSDALPFLRWLDLEGHEKAMKKTAKDLDAVLAGWLDEHRRRRVSGEVKSEGDQDFIDVMLSLEEKGHLSGFQYDADTSIKSTCLALIAGASDTTTTTLVWAISLLLNNQLALKNAKEELEKHIGTERQVDESDLKNLVYLQAVIKETLRLYPVAPLIPREFVEDCRVGGYHVPAGTRLLVNVWKIQRDPMLWTKASAFQPERFLTSHADIDVRGHHFELLPFGSGRRSCPGASFALHALHLTLARFLHAFDVATPMDQPVDMTERSGTTLPKATPLEVLLSPRLPAKLYSC; this is encoded by the exons ATGGATTCTTCTCTCCAATTGACTGCAATTGCTGTCATAATTTCATTCATCTTCGTATGCAGCACATGGCTTcgagggaaaaagaaaagcgtAGGTAGCAAGAGCAGAGAGGCTCCTGAACCAGCTGGCGCATGGCCAATCATTGGCCACCTCCACCTATTAGGCGGTGCTGATAAGCTTCTTCACCGGACACTGGGTTCTTTGGCTGATAAGTATGGGCCAGCATTCAATATTCGCATAGGCAGTCATCGCGCCCTTGTGGTTGCCAGTAAGGAATTGGCAAAGGAATGCTTCACCATCAATGATAAAACTCTTGCTTCTCGTTCCACTACAGCAGCCACAAAGCACATGTGCTATGACCATGCAGTTTTTGGTTTTGCACCCTACAGCTCCCACTGGCGTGAGATGCGTAAGATAGTAATGCTCGAACTTCTTTCAAACAGGAGACTTGAGATGGTCAAGCATGTCCAGGCTTCTGAAGTTGATTTGGGGATAAGAAAGCTATATAATCTGTGGGCTCAAAATAGATGCCTTCCAGTAATAGTCGAACTTAAACAATTTTTTGAGGATCTAACACTTGATGTGATAGTTAGAGTGGTGGCTGGAAAGCGTTATACAGGTTCctctgatgatgatgaggcAAGACAGTACCAGAAAGCCATTTCTCAATTCTTTCACTTGATGGGCATATTTGTGGTTTCAGATGCCCTTCCATTTCTACGATGGTTGGACTTAGAGGGGCATGAGAAGGCAATGAAAAAGACAGCCAAGGACCTGGATGCTGTACTTGCAGGTTGGTTGGATGAGCATCGCCGAAGGAGAGTCTCAGGAGAGGTCAAGTCTGAGGGTGACCAGGATTTCATTGATGTGATGTTGTCACTTGAAGAGAAAGGTCACCTTTCAGGTTTCCAATATGATGCAGATACTAGTATCAAGTCTACTTGTCTG GCTCTTATTGCTGGTGCCAGTGACACTACAACAACCACGCTAGTATGGGCCATCTCATTGCTTCTAAATAATCAACTGGCACTAAAGAACGCTAAAGAAGAGTTAGAAAAACATATTGGGACTGAACGTCAAGTTGATGAATCAGACCTGAAAAACCTTGTGTATCTTCAAGCTGTGATCAAGGAAACCCTCCGCCTATACCCTGTTGCTCCCCTTATACCCCGTGAATTTGTGGAAGATTGTAGAGTAGGTGGTTATCATGTACCAGCCGGCACTCGCTTGTTAGTAAATGTATGGAAGATCCAAAGGGATCCTATGTTGTGGACAAAGGCGTCAGCTTTCCAGCCAGAGAGATTTCTTACAAGCCATGCTGATATTGATGTCAGAGGTCATCACTTTGAGCTCCTTCCTTTTGGCTCAGGTAGACGATCATGTCCTGGTGCGTCATTTGCACTCCATGCTCTTCACCTTACACTTGCTAGGTTCCTTCATGCGTTTGATGTCGCAACCCCAATGGATCAGCCTGTTGACATGACTGAGCGATCAGGAACCACATTACCAAAagcaaccccgttagaggttCTTCTTTCCCCACGTCTCCCTGCAAAACTCTACAGCTGCTGA